In Aliamphritea ceti, a single window of DNA contains:
- a CDS encoding excinuclease ABC subunit C, with translation MTQSRRQQSTQVVDEQDRHPLMTTNDINMILVNGAQTALSKLKRAQSFNARLYYYAEIAVFLEVSLSRDSGILDDTRQRLEEVHQEATRAHMDANKLNNILDV, from the coding sequence ATGACCCAGAGCAGACGACAGCAGAGCACTCAGGTAGTAGATGAGCAGGATCGTCATCCGTTGATGACGACTAATGACATTAATATGATCCTGGTAAACGGCGCACAAACAGCTCTGAGTAAATTAAAAAGGGCGCAGAGCTTTAATGCCCGTCTGTATTATTATGCAGAGATTGCGGTTTTCCTGGAGGTATCACTGTCCCGTGATTCGGGTATTCTTGATGATACCCGGCAGCGACTTGAAGAAGTTCACCAAGAAGCTACCCGTGCCCATATGGATGCGAACAAGCTGAATAATATTCTCGACGTTTAA
- a CDS encoding DUF1853 family protein: MKTEVSMANFQHGIVRDLAWLAQSPDIMTLPDSLRADWLFDIDGLYNHLKALDSHPAPVISQLRQQACYRLGYYFEDLVKIYLNCFIQPAEIQTNIQVYKDKTTVGEYDFLIRLANGEKVHLETAVKFYLCTDTRTHNLNDFVGPNRSDKLSRKWQRLNEHQLQLSHTSAGSQQAEKLDLLPDRHSLLLKGYLFYPYAEWQDAGNWIEPISPTHARGWWLPLEEAAELAPDNNYRYGILMKPQWLAPARMCFQDSLSRDELLTTIDDLASPLLIAQLNQHPQHGWQEVSRGFIVPNDWGRVSQIYA; encoded by the coding sequence ATGAAGACTGAAGTAAGCATGGCAAATTTCCAGCACGGAATTGTCAGAGACCTCGCCTGGCTCGCTCAGAGCCCGGACATTATGACCCTACCTGACTCACTGCGCGCCGACTGGCTATTCGATATCGACGGCCTGTATAACCATCTAAAAGCTCTGGATAGTCATCCTGCCCCGGTTATCAGTCAGCTGCGTCAGCAAGCCTGCTACCGACTTGGATATTACTTCGAAGATCTCGTTAAAATATACCTTAATTGCTTTATTCAACCAGCTGAAATACAAACAAATATTCAGGTTTACAAAGATAAAACAACCGTCGGGGAATACGACTTCCTGATCCGCCTGGCTAACGGTGAAAAAGTCCATCTTGAGACGGCCGTAAAGTTCTATTTATGTACCGATACCCGCACACATAACCTAAATGATTTTGTTGGCCCCAACCGCTCCGATAAGCTATCCCGCAAATGGCAGCGGCTTAACGAGCATCAACTGCAGTTGTCGCATACATCTGCAGGCAGTCAGCAGGCTGAAAAACTAGACCTGCTACCTGACCGCCACAGCCTGCTGTTAAAAGGCTACCTCTTCTACCCTTACGCTGAATGGCAAGACGCCGGTAACTGGATTGAACCTATTAGCCCAACACATGCCAGAGGCTGGTGGTTACCGCTTGAAGAAGCCGCTGAACTGGCGCCAGACAATAACTACCGCTATGGCATACTGATGAAACCTCAATGGCTGGCACCTGCACGCATGTGCTTCCAGGACAGTCTGAGTCGGGATGAATTACTTACCACCATCGATGATTTAGCATCACCACTGTTAATTGCACAGCTAAATCAGCATCCGCAACACGGCTGGCAGGAAGTAAGCCGGGGCTTTATCGTCCCAAACGACTGGGGCCGGGTATCTCAGATATACGCATGA
- a CDS encoding NAD(P)-dependent oxidoreductase codes for MKVAFVGLGVMGFPMAGHLANAGHEVCVYNRTAARAEKWLETYKGSRAETPQAAAQGAEIVFTCVGNDADLREVVTGEQGVFAGLAAGAILVDHTTASADIARELDAIATERGFGFLDAPVSGGQAGAENGVLSVMVGGNDSTFATAESVIDCFAKSSKLLGPAGSGQLAKMVNQICIAGLVQGLAEGVHFAQQAGLDAAAVFDVIQHGAAGSWQMINRNQTMINDEFDFGFAVDWMRKDLDIALSEARSNGAQLPVTGLVDQFYADVQGMGGNRWDTSSLVKRLNRNGQS; via the coding sequence ATGAAGGTTGCATTTGTTGGTTTGGGAGTGATGGGTTTTCCAATGGCTGGGCATTTAGCGAATGCCGGACATGAGGTGTGTGTTTATAACCGTACAGCCGCCCGGGCTGAGAAATGGCTGGAAACATATAAAGGTAGCCGTGCAGAGACGCCCCAGGCTGCTGCTCAGGGCGCTGAGATTGTATTTACCTGCGTAGGTAATGATGCCGATCTGCGTGAAGTTGTGACTGGAGAGCAGGGCGTATTTGCCGGCTTGGCAGCCGGCGCTATTCTGGTTGATCATACAACTGCATCAGCTGATATTGCGCGTGAGCTGGATGCTATTGCTACCGAACGTGGTTTTGGTTTTCTGGATGCGCCTGTTTCAGGTGGTCAGGCAGGTGCTGAAAATGGTGTTCTGAGTGTGATGGTTGGCGGCAACGACAGCACGTTTGCAACTGCTGAATCAGTTATTGACTGCTTTGCTAAATCAAGCAAATTGCTAGGCCCTGCAGGCAGTGGTCAGCTGGCTAAAATGGTAAATCAGATCTGTATTGCCGGTTTGGTGCAGGGGCTGGCTGAAGGTGTTCATTTTGCGCAGCAGGCTGGTTTAGATGCTGCTGCAGTGTTCGATGTTATTCAGCACGGTGCCGCAGGGTCATGGCAGATGATTAACCGTAACCAGACAATGATCAATGACGAGTTTGATTTTGGTTTTGCTGTTGACTGGATGCGTAAAGACCTTGATATCGCCTTAAGTGAAGCCAGAAGCAATGGCGCTCAGCTACCGGTGACAGGTCTGGTTGATCAGTTTTATGCTGATGTGCAGGGGATGGGTGGTAATCGTTGGGATACGTCCAGTTTGGTGAAGCGTCTAAACCGTAATGGTCAGTCTTAA
- a CDS encoding TlpA disulfide reductase family protein translates to MISMQQLKSFPRVMALSVICTSFLTAPAIAKDDLTNQEQTQQLQSLALSDMDNSPRSISEYRGKPLLINFWASWCRPCVKEMPALQRLQDAFTTDEFQVIAINISENQTSINNFLSQQETQLTMDILIDENGTALGSKLIDVMPSSFVMDAEGNVLEKIVGIREWDHPDNIANVRSMLTTAK, encoded by the coding sequence ATGATCAGCATGCAGCAACTAAAATCATTTCCACGTGTAATGGCTTTATCAGTTATCTGTACATCTTTTCTTACTGCACCTGCAATTGCTAAAGATGACTTAACCAATCAAGAACAGACACAACAGCTGCAAAGCCTGGCTTTATCTGACATGGATAACTCTCCCCGCTCTATCAGTGAATATCGTGGCAAGCCTTTACTGATAAATTTCTGGGCATCATGGTGCCGGCCATGCGTTAAAGAAATGCCTGCATTACAGAGGCTTCAGGACGCATTTACCACAGACGAATTCCAGGTTATCGCCATCAATATCAGTGAAAACCAAACCAGCATTAATAATTTCCTCAGCCAGCAGGAAACCCAGCTAACTATGGATATCCTGATTGATGAAAATGGTACTGCACTAGGTTCTAAACTGATCGACGTTATGCCATCCAGCTTCGTTATGGACGCTGAAGGCAATGTTCTGGAAAAAATTGTCGGCATACGTGAATGGGATCATCCGGACAACATTGCAAATGTGCGATCAATGCTAACAACGGCTAAGTAG
- a CDS encoding type B 50S ribosomal protein L31 has protein sequence MKNNIHPEYDYVIFRDTSCGRDFKIRSTCKSKQSVVWEDGNTYPLIHLDVSSASHPVYTGEKRKVQAEGRIAQFNKRFGKRSAKS, from the coding sequence ATGAAAAATAACATACACCCGGAATACGATTACGTAATTTTCCGTGATACCAGCTGCGGACGAGACTTCAAAATTCGTTCTACATGCAAAAGTAAACAATCGGTTGTTTGGGAAGACGGTAATACCTACCCCCTGATCCATTTAGATGTGTCCAGCGCCTCCCACCCGGTCTATACCGGCGAAAAACGCAAAGTGCAGGCTGAAGGCCGTATTGCCCAGTTCAATAAACGTTTCGGTAAACGTTCAGCGAAAAGCTGA
- the ykgO gene encoding type B 50S ribosomal protein L36, with product MQVVNSLKSAKKRHPDCQVVKRRGRLYVICKSNPRFKARQGRVN from the coding sequence ATGCAGGTTGTAAATTCATTGAAGTCAGCGAAGAAACGCCATCCTGATTGCCAGGTCGTTAAACGTCGTGGTCGGCTATATGTAATTTGTAAAAGCAATCCACGCTTTAAAGCCCGACAAGGCAGAGTAAATTAA
- the mtnN gene encoding 5'-methylthioadenosine/S-adenosylhomocysteine nucleosidase produces MTSQTSFASRLQQQNNALKVGIIGAMDEEVEILKQALQNREDHNIAGYDLYTGQMHGVEVVLLKSGIGKVNAAIGTTLMLQTFQPTCVINTGSAGGFAAELEVGDVVISSEVRHHDVDVTIFGYEHGQVPGLPAAFLPDVHLADVAERCIARMEGMQTVQGLIATGDSFMNCPERVAKTRENFPTMKAVEMEAAAIAQTCHQFDMPFIVIRALSDIAGKESNLSFDEFLVTAAKHSAAMVMNIVEDLHTA; encoded by the coding sequence ATGACATCACAAACCAGTTTTGCAAGCCGCCTGCAACAACAGAATAACGCGCTAAAAGTAGGCATTATCGGTGCAATGGATGAAGAAGTAGAAATCCTTAAGCAGGCACTGCAAAACCGTGAAGATCATAATATTGCCGGTTATGACCTGTACACAGGTCAGATGCACGGTGTTGAAGTGGTACTGCTTAAATCAGGTATTGGTAAAGTTAATGCGGCTATCGGCACAACTCTGATGCTGCAGACGTTCCAGCCTACCTGTGTGATTAATACGGGTTCTGCTGGCGGATTTGCTGCTGAGTTGGAAGTAGGTGACGTAGTTATCTCATCTGAAGTACGTCACCACGACGTTGATGTCACTATCTTTGGCTATGAGCATGGTCAGGTGCCAGGTTTACCGGCTGCTTTCCTGCCAGATGTGCACCTGGCAGATGTTGCTGAGCGTTGTATTGCCCGTATGGAAGGCATGCAAACAGTTCAGGGCCTGATTGCAACGGGTGACTCTTTCATGAACTGTCCGGAGCGTGTAGCTAAAACCCGTGAAAACTTCCCAACAATGAAAGCGGTTGAAATGGAAGCTGCAGCAATTGCGCAGACTTGCCATCAGTTTGATATGCCGTTCATTGTTATCCGTGCTTTGTCGGACATCGCCGGTAAAGAATCTAATCTGTCTTTTGATGAGTTCCTGGTTACTGCTGCAAAGCATTCTGCGGCAATGGTCATGAATATCGTAGAAGACTTGCATACGGCATAA
- a CDS encoding thioredoxin fold domain-containing protein, giving the protein MSMASKKWFRQGMCFRQLGYLLCIWCLAGFAQATEASAEMQPVDQTQEIPQLSWYLDSFLELADDVEEANERGHKLVLYFHQEGCPYCYNLVTRVFPHPDVNALMAQNYELIELDIWGSRVVTLQDGTELAEKQLAAMLKVQYTPTLIFLDETGTPELRVDGYRPPEAFLDLVQGLIAGKSVLPDPEGVSEQLLDLSQPANLPVAVQLIAGDCAACVDFNKEVLERADTQNLLAEYQRVDINLSDNPRIKLPGDRTVTAGDWARELGISYLPAWLFYDAAGKEQFRVDAYVRAFHFNSALQYVASGAYKQQPEFQRYIHDQADQLRNSGQSVNILE; this is encoded by the coding sequence ATGAGCATGGCGAGTAAAAAATGGTTTAGACAAGGGATGTGTTTCCGCCAGTTAGGTTATCTGTTGTGTATATGGTGCCTGGCAGGGTTTGCGCAGGCGACAGAAGCTTCTGCAGAGATGCAGCCAGTGGACCAAACGCAGGAAATTCCTCAGCTCAGCTGGTATCTCGATAGCTTCCTCGAGCTTGCGGATGATGTTGAAGAGGCAAATGAACGTGGCCATAAGCTGGTACTGTATTTTCATCAGGAAGGCTGTCCTTATTGTTACAACCTGGTCACGCGGGTGTTTCCACATCCAGATGTAAATGCGCTGATGGCACAAAACTATGAGCTGATTGAACTGGATATCTGGGGCTCTCGAGTGGTGACGCTACAGGATGGTACTGAGTTAGCTGAAAAACAGTTGGCGGCGATGCTAAAAGTTCAGTACACCCCTACCCTTATCTTTCTTGATGAAACGGGCACCCCCGAGCTTAGAGTTGATGGCTACAGGCCTCCGGAAGCTTTCCTTGATTTAGTACAGGGGTTAATTGCCGGTAAGAGTGTCTTGCCGGATCCTGAGGGTGTTTCAGAGCAACTGCTGGATTTAAGTCAGCCAGCTAATCTGCCAGTTGCGGTTCAGCTAATTGCCGGTGACTGTGCTGCATGTGTTGATTTTAATAAAGAAGTACTTGAGCGTGCTGATACGCAGAACTTACTGGCAGAATACCAGCGTGTGGACATTAATCTAAGTGATAATCCACGTATTAAACTGCCGGGTGATCGGACAGTAACAGCAGGTGACTGGGCCAGAGAGCTGGGTATTTCATATTTACCAGCCTGGCTTTTCTATGATGCTGCCGGAAAAGAACAGTTTAGGGTGGATGCTTATGTAAGAGCATTTCACTTTAACAGCGCTTTGCAGTATGTTGCGTCCGGCGCTTACAAACAGCAGCCAGAATTTCAGCGCTATATACACGACCAGGCCGATCAGTTACGTAATAGCGGCCAAAGCGTCAATATTTTAGAGTGA
- a CDS encoding pseudouridine synthase produces MTELNVLYEDDYLLAIDKPSGLLVHPSPIERRAENAVTLLREQRNFKAYTIHRLDRPTSGVLLFAKDPVTARAMCEQFAERGTEKTYLCVCRGYTEPAGVIDYPLKEELDKLADKFANADQEAKEAISAYRTLGQVELEIPSGKFSTSRYSLVEVKPRTGRKHQIRRHMKHIFHPIVGDTRHGDGRHNTLFREHFDLQRLLLLATDLSFRHPHTGNLMTVSAAPGQWEQSLFAKLGWQQLITTDDC; encoded by the coding sequence GTGACTGAGTTAAATGTGCTGTATGAAGATGACTATTTGTTGGCGATAGATAAGCCTTCCGGTTTGCTCGTACATCCTAGCCCGATAGAACGACGCGCAGAAAATGCCGTTACCTTGCTGCGGGAACAGCGTAATTTTAAAGCCTATACTATTCACCGGTTAGACCGGCCAACCTCCGGTGTGCTGTTGTTTGCTAAAGATCCGGTAACAGCCAGGGCCATGTGTGAACAGTTTGCCGAGCGAGGAACTGAAAAAACCTATCTGTGTGTATGCCGTGGCTACACAGAACCGGCAGGTGTCATTGATTACCCTTTAAAAGAAGAGCTGGATAAGCTGGCCGATAAATTTGCAAATGCCGATCAGGAGGCAAAAGAGGCCATTAGTGCTTACCGTACATTAGGTCAGGTCGAGCTTGAGATTCCATCAGGTAAGTTTTCCACCAGCCGTTATTCGCTGGTAGAAGTTAAGCCACGGACCGGGCGTAAGCATCAGATCCGTCGTCATATGAAACATATATTTCATCCGATTGTTGGCGATACCCGGCATGGAGATGGCCGGCACAATACATTGTTTCGTGAGCATTTTGATTTGCAGCGGTTATTACTGTTAGCAACCGATTTGAGTTTTCGTCATCCGCATACCGGTAACCTAATGACCGTTTCAGCTGCACCGGGGCAGTGGGAGCAGTCCTTATTTGCGAAGCTGGGTTGGCAGCAGTTAATTACAACTGATGATTGCTAA
- a CDS encoding Bax inhibitor-1/YccA family protein, translated as MRNIDTMAAPRSQESILSSNKMIRNTYMLLAMTLVFSAVTAGISMAMNPPFILYIGSIIVSFIMIFALNKLQNSVWALPMVFAFTGLMGFGLGPLLNHYLAMANGGQIIMTALGMTGAVFMGLSAYVLSSKKDFSFMGGFLAAGMMVALISMVALFALPFFGVQIGALSLAFSALIVMLMAGFILYDTSNIVNGVYTNYIMATVSLYLNIYNLFVHLLSLVGAFSDD; from the coding sequence ATGCGTAATATCGATACTATGGCTGCACCGCGCTCGCAAGAGTCGATTCTGTCATCCAACAAAATGATCCGTAATACCTATATGTTACTGGCAATGACCTTAGTGTTCAGTGCTGTAACTGCTGGTATTTCCATGGCAATGAATCCTCCGTTCATTCTTTACATCGGCAGCATCATTGTTAGTTTCATCATGATCTTTGCTCTGAATAAGCTGCAGAACTCTGTTTGGGCACTGCCAATGGTTTTCGCTTTCACCGGTCTGATGGGCTTTGGTCTTGGACCATTGCTGAACCATTACCTGGCGATGGCAAACGGTGGTCAGATCATCATGACGGCTCTGGGCATGACTGGCGCTGTATTCATGGGTCTGTCTGCTTATGTACTGAGCAGCAAAAAAGATTTCAGTTTCATGGGCGGCTTCTTAGCAGCAGGCATGATGGTTGCGCTGATCTCAATGGTTGCACTTTTTGCCCTGCCATTCTTTGGTGTTCAAATTGGTGCACTGAGCCTGGCATTCTCCGCTCTGATCGTTATGTTGATGGCAGGCTTCATCTTGTATGACACCAGCAACATTGTGAACGGCGTTTATACTAACTACATCATGGCGACTGTCAGCTTGTACCTGAACATCTATAACTTGTTCGTACACCTGCTGAGCCTGGTTGGCGCTTTCAGCGACGACTGA
- the tusD gene encoding sulfurtransferase complex subunit TusD, with translation MIFSLLITGAPYSSQSVTTAFQFASTALQQGHEIHRVFFYADAVHTGSVLATPPQDEMHIPNEWQKLAQDNQLDLVVCIAAAVRRGVLDNGEAKRHEKPAGNLMQDYQLSGLGQLVEAAMISDRMITFAP, from the coding sequence ATGATCTTCTCTCTGCTCATTACCGGCGCGCCTTACAGCAGCCAGAGCGTTACAACGGCTTTTCAGTTTGCCAGTACGGCACTGCAACAGGGCCATGAAATACACCGGGTATTCTTCTACGCTGATGCCGTACATACAGGCTCTGTTTTAGCTACGCCGCCTCAGGACGAAATGCATATCCCGAATGAATGGCAAAAGCTCGCTCAGGATAATCAGCTAGACCTGGTGGTATGTATTGCCGCCGCAGTTCGCCGCGGAGTTCTTGATAATGGCGAAGCGAAGCGTCATGAAAAACCCGCAGGCAATCTGATGCAGGATTATCAGCTATCTGGCCTTGGTCAGTTAGTAGAAGCCGCGATGATTTCTGATCGCATGATCACCTTTGCACCTTAA
- the tusC gene encoding sulfurtransferase complex subunit TusC, giving the protein MSQIKKSFLLINRQAPYGCSAARDALDVALTASVFEQDISLLFLADGVFQLLKDHQPQGIKQKNLSANLAALPMYDIDQIFVSATALQQRGLNKDQLSLPAEILDDQQIAALISRHDQVMSF; this is encoded by the coding sequence ATGAGCCAGATAAAAAAATCGTTCCTGCTGATTAACCGCCAGGCTCCGTATGGTTGCTCTGCAGCACGAGACGCTTTGGATGTCGCGTTAACTGCTTCTGTATTTGAGCAGGACATCAGCTTGTTATTTCTTGCTGACGGCGTGTTTCAACTGCTTAAGGATCATCAGCCACAGGGCATTAAACAGAAAAACCTGTCTGCAAATCTTGCCGCTCTGCCAATGTATGATATTGATCAGATTTTTGTTTCAGCAACCGCACTACAGCAACGCGGATTGAATAAAGACCAACTGAGCCTTCCTGCAGAAATACTGGACGATCAGCAAATAGCTGCACTAATCAGCCGCCATGATCAGGTAATGAGTTTTTAA
- the tusB gene encoding sulfurtransferase complex subunit TusB, protein MSLHTLNKAPGNSTALQDCLNSLQAGDALLLIEDGVYAALNAYDELFQHAKSLGVDCYVLEADTDARGLKALNSLFTTASYNTFVELSCQHQPVVSWA, encoded by the coding sequence ATGAGTTTACATACCCTCAATAAAGCCCCGGGAAACAGCACAGCTCTTCAGGACTGTCTTAATTCACTTCAGGCTGGTGACGCACTGCTATTAATTGAAGACGGTGTATATGCAGCACTGAATGCTTATGACGAGTTATTTCAGCATGCAAAAAGTCTGGGTGTTGATTGCTACGTACTTGAAGCAGATACTGATGCCCGCGGTCTGAAAGCCCTAAATTCATTATTCACAACCGCCAGCTACAACACCTTTGTTGAGCTGAGTTGCCAGCATCAACCCGTTGTCAGCTGGGCATAA